In a genomic window of Anaerolineales bacterium:
- a CDS encoding substrate-binding domain-containing protein, with protein MKRNLVLTIVVILAVALAACGQAAPTAAPEAGAKPLKIGVANFSQCCPYFIGMNDAVLGESKPYSNVTIISTNADGDAAKFQSDIEDLIAQGVDGVIVSGAWLEEAPAALDALAAEGIPTVLVDRQFGKGSAGAYTSYIGPDNFTIGVQDGQYIADRLGGEGVVVQLRGGPADNSIGLNRSNGMLSVVET; from the coding sequence ATGAAACGCAATCTCGTACTGACCATCGTTGTGATCCTGGCAGTGGCGCTGGCAGCCTGCGGGCAGGCTGCGCCAACGGCGGCGCCTGAAGCAGGCGCAAAGCCGCTCAAGATCGGGGTGGCCAATTTCTCTCAGTGTTGCCCGTACTTCATCGGAATGAACGACGCTGTGTTGGGGGAATCGAAACCATACTCCAACGTCACGATCATCTCCACCAATGCCGATGGCGACGCTGCCAAGTTCCAGTCCGATATTGAGGACCTGATCGCACAGGGAGTCGATGGGGTCATCGTCTCGGGCGCATGGCTCGAGGAGGCTCCGGCGGCGCTGGATGCCCTGGCCGCGGAAGGTATCCCCACCGTGCTCGTCGATCGCCAGTTTGGTAAGGGCAGCGCGGGTGCCTACACGTCCTACATTGGCCCGGACAACTTCACCATTGGAGTCCAGGACGGCCAATACATCGCCGATCGGCTGGGTGGGGAAGGCGTCGTCGTTCAACTGCGCGGCGGACCGGCGGACAACTCGATTGGGCTGAACCGCAGCAATGGGATGCTCAGCGTCGTTGAGACGT
- a CDS encoding ABC transporter permease produces MDLAFIVAFVVLLVITATVSDVFFTQRNLSNLGRQAVTNGLLSLGMLVVILTGGIDLSVGSVVALAAVMVSGMSKGGMPLPLAILICLVVGVAAGAGNGFFIARFKLQPFIVTLASMIAIRGLVFVYSDIPITPSDPAFRAVLGAGFIGPFPVSALIMLACYPIVWFFLNRAKAGRAIVAIGGNEEAVRLAGISVTWHIFLAYMISGLFAALAGVILASRLGIAQPSVGGGFELDAIAACVIGGAILGGGGGSVFGTLGGVVALGMIDNLLNLFNVQSYYQQIFKGVIILVAVLARRKQQ; encoded by the coding sequence GTGGACCTGGCCTTCATCGTCGCCTTCGTGGTGCTCCTGGTCATCACCGCCACGGTGTCGGACGTATTCTTCACCCAGCGCAACCTGAGTAACCTGGGACGGCAGGCCGTGACCAACGGTCTGCTCAGCCTGGGCATGCTGGTTGTGATCCTAACGGGCGGCATCGACCTCTCGGTCGGGTCGGTGGTCGCTCTGGCGGCGGTCATGGTCTCGGGCATGTCGAAGGGGGGGATGCCCCTGCCGCTGGCCATCCTGATCTGCCTGGTCGTCGGCGTTGCAGCCGGAGCTGGCAATGGGTTCTTCATTGCCCGCTTCAAGTTGCAGCCTTTCATTGTCACGCTGGCGTCGATGATAGCCATCCGCGGGCTGGTCTTCGTGTATTCAGACATCCCGATCACGCCCTCGGATCCGGCCTTCCGCGCGGTTCTCGGAGCCGGCTTCATAGGCCCATTTCCTGTGTCCGCTCTGATCATGCTCGCCTGCTATCCAATCGTCTGGTTCTTCCTCAATCGGGCCAAGGCCGGGCGCGCCATCGTGGCTATCGGTGGAAACGAGGAAGCCGTACGCCTGGCGGGGATCAGCGTCACCTGGCACATCTTCCTGGCCTACATGATCTCCGGCCTCTTCGCCGCATTGGCGGGGGTGATCCTGGCCTCCCGCCTGGGGATCGCGCAGCCCAGCGTGGGCGGGGGGTTCGAGTTGGACGCCATTGCCGCCTGCGTCATCGGCGGCGCCATCTTGGGCGGCGGCGGTGGAAGCGTTTTCGGCACCCTGGGCGGGGTTGTGGCGCTCGGCATGATCGACAACTTGCTCAATCTGTTCAACGTGCAGTCCTACTATCAGCAGATCTTCAAAGGCGTGATCATCCTGGTCGCGGTCCTGGCGCGACGCAAGCAGCAATAG
- a CDS encoding sugar ABC transporter ATP-binding protein, which produces MRGINKSFDGTQALRGVDFSATAGEVHAISGENGAGKSTLVKILSGALQRDSGEILLAAKPADLGTPVRARRLGIHAVYQEFSLVPHLTVAENILLGQMPSARVPGCVDWGKAYRRAEEILRSIGFVGIDVRKVVRHLSVSHQQMVEIAKAVAVRPRILILDEPSAVLSQEELNRLFAMVRQLRQEGTLILYISHRLDEVFEIADRITVLKDGQLVGTVQPEETDQSQLIKMMVGRSLGEVFPARQPPLDEVALEVKGLARGGSFSDVSFSLRRGEVLGMFGLVGSGRTQVARCIFGAEPFDAGEVRLDGKPIRPRSPREAVRQGIALLTEDRKRDGLVLVCTIRDNASMASFESLSRWGVIDRRVQEARVRQKVHELDIRPPLLDRLARQLSGGNQQKLVLAKWLMTQARVLILDEPTRGVDVATKVEIYQLISDLAADGIGILLISSELPEILGLSDRALVMREGRLVGEFTRAEASEERLLASAAGVRQ; this is translated from the coding sequence ATGCGCGGGATCAACAAGAGTTTCGACGGCACACAGGCTCTGCGCGGCGTGGATTTCTCGGCCACGGCCGGCGAGGTGCATGCGATTTCGGGCGAGAACGGGGCGGGCAAATCAACCCTGGTCAAGATCCTTTCTGGGGCGCTGCAGCGCGATTCCGGTGAGATCCTCCTGGCTGCCAAGCCCGCCGACCTGGGGACGCCTGTTCGTGCTCGCCGTCTTGGGATCCATGCGGTTTACCAGGAGTTCAGCCTGGTCCCGCACCTGACCGTGGCCGAAAACATCTTGTTGGGGCAGATGCCCTCGGCCCGAGTGCCAGGATGTGTGGACTGGGGCAAGGCCTATCGCAGGGCGGAGGAGATCCTGCGGTCAATTGGATTCGTGGGGATCGACGTACGCAAGGTCGTCCGGCATCTGAGCGTCTCCCACCAGCAGATGGTCGAGATCGCCAAGGCGGTGGCGGTGCGGCCGCGGATCTTGATCCTGGATGAGCCGTCGGCTGTCCTCTCGCAGGAGGAGCTGAACCGCTTGTTCGCCATGGTGCGCCAGCTCAGGCAGGAGGGGACCCTGATCCTGTACATCTCTCACCGGCTGGATGAGGTGTTCGAGATCGCCGACCGGATCACAGTCCTCAAGGATGGCCAGTTGGTCGGCACGGTACAGCCTGAGGAAACCGATCAGAGCCAGCTGATCAAGATGATGGTCGGTCGGTCACTGGGCGAGGTCTTCCCCGCCCGGCAGCCGCCCCTTGACGAGGTTGCGCTGGAGGTGAAGGGCCTGGCCCGGGGCGGGTCTTTCTCGGACGTCTCGTTCTCGCTGAGGCGGGGCGAGGTCCTGGGGATGTTCGGCCTGGTGGGAAGCGGGCGGACCCAGGTGGCGCGCTGCATCTTTGGCGCTGAGCCGTTTGATGCCGGGGAGGTCCGGCTCGACGGGAAACCGATTCGTCCCCGGTCGCCCCGCGAGGCAGTCAGGCAGGGCATCGCCCTGCTGACCGAGGACCGGAAGCGCGACGGCTTGGTGTTGGTCTGCACGATTCGGGACAACGCCAGCATGGCCTCGTTCGAGAGCCTGAGCCGTTGGGGGGTGATCGATCGCCGCGTGCAAGAGGCTAGGGTGCGGCAGAAGGTGCACGAGCTCGACATTCGCCCGCCGCTGCTCGACCGGTTGGCTCGTCAGCTAAGCGGTGGGAACCAGCAGAAACTGGTACTGGCGAAGTGGCTGATGACGCAGGCCAGAGTTCTGATCCTCGACGAGCCTACGCGAGGGGTCGATGTGGCCACCAAGGTCGAGATCTATCAGCTCATCAGCGATCTAGCGGCCGACGGAATAGGCATCCTGCTGATCTCGTCCGAGCTGCCTGAGATCCTGGGATTGAGCGACCGGGCCTTGGTGATGCGGGAAGGCCGTCTGGTGGGAGAGTTCACGCGGGCCGAGGCGAGCGAGGAGAGGCTGCTGGCCTCGGCTGCAGGGGTGAGGCAATGA
- a CDS encoding aldehyde dehydrogenase family protein: MKMLIDSQWVEASDGACMDIRNPGTGEVLDRVPRATLQDAERAIAAAQRGRQSMRKLTALARYEILIRIANAIEARQPELGKLLAQENGKPIPQTRAEVGVTASIFRGFAEEAKRVFGRVMPVDAVRGNERHFAITIRQPLGVVAAIIPFNYPVELWGHKAAAALAAGNAVISKPPSACPLTLLKIAELMEEAGLPAAAHQMITGPGALIGDLLARSPGVQLVTVTGSTAVGVRISQLAAENLKKVHMELGGNDALIILADADLEKAAEGVVLGRLARGNGQICCAVKRIFVEASVYDVFADLLTAKAKTLKVGDQLEEDTDVGPLINEEAAKEVEAVVNSAIQAGAKLRAGGHRRGAFMEPTVLTDVPVDVELFKEETFGPVAPLVRFTSVDEAVRMANESPYGLQAAVFTRDINKAFDIAYRLEAGGVIVNWSSALRIETLPFGGIKLSGHGREGVHDTLNEMTDQKTIVVHNAFPAA; the protein is encoded by the coding sequence ATGAAGATGTTGATCGACAGCCAGTGGGTAGAAGCATCGGACGGCGCATGCATGGACATCCGCAACCCGGGGACTGGCGAGGTCTTGGATCGCGTCCCCCGAGCCACCTTGCAGGACGCCGAGCGAGCGATCGCAGCCGCCCAACGGGGGCGGCAGTCGATGCGCAAGTTGACGGCGCTCGCCCGCTACGAGATTCTGATCCGCATTGCCAATGCCATCGAGGCGCGGCAGCCGGAGCTCGGCAAGCTTCTTGCCCAAGAGAACGGCAAACCCATCCCCCAGACCCGGGCCGAAGTCGGCGTAACTGCCAGCATCTTCCGGGGATTCGCCGAGGAAGCCAAGCGGGTTTTTGGCCGCGTCATGCCCGTCGACGCCGTCCGCGGCAACGAGCGCCACTTCGCCATCACGATCCGGCAACCCCTGGGCGTGGTCGCCGCTATCATTCCATTCAACTACCCGGTTGAGCTATGGGGCCACAAAGCCGCGGCGGCGCTGGCGGCGGGAAACGCGGTGATCTCCAAGCCACCCAGCGCCTGCCCACTCACCCTGCTCAAGATTGCCGAACTGATGGAAGAGGCAGGGCTCCCCGCCGCGGCCCACCAGATGATCACCGGCCCGGGCGCCTTGATCGGCGATCTGCTGGCCCGCTCGCCCGGGGTTCAACTGGTCACGGTCACCGGCAGCACGGCCGTTGGGGTACGCATCTCCCAGCTTGCCGCCGAGAATCTCAAGAAAGTCCACATGGAGTTGGGGGGCAACGATGCCCTGATCATCCTGGCCGACGCCGACCTGGAGAAGGCTGCCGAGGGGGTTGTCCTGGGCAGGCTGGCTCGAGGCAACGGTCAGATCTGCTGTGCCGTCAAGCGCATCTTCGTTGAGGCCTCCGTCTACGATGTCTTTGCCGATCTGCTGACCGCCAAGGCAAAGACGCTCAAGGTAGGCGATCAACTCGAGGAGGACACCGACGTCGGCCCGCTGATCAACGAAGAGGCAGCCAAGGAAGTCGAAGCCGTCGTGAACTCCGCCATCCAAGCCGGCGCCAAACTGCGCGCCGGCGGGCATCGGCGCGGCGCCTTCATGGAGCCCACCGTCCTGACGGACGTCCCGGTAGACGTTGAACTGTTCAAAGAAGAGACCTTCGGCCCGGTGGCTCCCCTAGTCCGATTCACGTCGGTCGATGAGGCAGTCCGCATGGCCAACGAGTCGCCATACGGCCTCCAGGCTGCCGTCTTCACCCGCGACATCAACAAGGCGTTTGACATCGCCTATCGCCTGGAAGCCGGCGGCGTGATCGTCAACTGGTCTTCGGCTCTGCGCATCGAGACCCTTCCCTTCGGCGGGATCAAGCTGAGCGGCCACGGCCGGGAGGGAGTGCACGACACACTGAACGAGATGACCGACCAGAAGACGATTGTCGTGCACAACGCCTTTCCGGCAGCCTGA